The Streptomyces sp. NBC_00162 genome window below encodes:
- a CDS encoding SDR family oxidoreductase, with protein sequence MSKVIFVTGAGRGLGTDIVREALAAGHNVVATGRRPEEIEKTLGGPQDNLLVTKLDVTRLDDAEAAAQAAVDRFGRIDVLVNNAGNFFAGYFEEITPAQMRQQIETNLFGPMNVTRAILPIMRRQRAGHIITLSSSAGIIGQEFCVAYAASKFGVEGWMESLRYDVEPYNIHTTVVEPGFFRTELLVDASTTWPEPTIDDYAERTAATVAAWKSMNGQQSGDPAKLARALLAIADQEKPLLRFVAGADAIEGVKAKAQELLDQAEASRELGGDLAHDDPNA encoded by the coding sequence ATGAGCAAGGTCATCTTCGTCACCGGTGCCGGACGCGGACTCGGCACGGACATCGTCCGCGAGGCCCTCGCCGCCGGCCACAACGTCGTCGCCACCGGCCGCCGCCCCGAAGAGATCGAGAAGACTCTGGGCGGTCCGCAGGACAACCTGCTGGTCACCAAGTTGGACGTCACCCGCCTGGACGACGCCGAAGCCGCCGCCCAGGCTGCCGTCGACCGCTTCGGACGCATCGACGTCCTGGTCAACAACGCCGGGAACTTCTTCGCCGGCTACTTCGAGGAGATCACGCCCGCGCAGATGCGCCAGCAGATCGAAACGAACCTCTTCGGCCCCATGAACGTCACCCGAGCCATCCTGCCGATCATGCGCAGGCAGCGCGCCGGCCACATCATCACCCTGTCCTCCTCCGCCGGCATCATCGGGCAGGAGTTCTGTGTCGCCTACGCCGCCTCCAAGTTCGGCGTCGAGGGCTGGATGGAATCCCTGCGCTACGACGTCGAGCCGTACAACATCCACACCACGGTCGTGGAACCCGGCTTCTTCCGCACCGAGCTGCTCGTGGACGCCTCCACCACCTGGCCCGAGCCGACCATCGACGACTACGCCGAGCGCACCGCCGCTACCGTCGCAGCCTGGAAGAGCATGAACGGCCAGCAGTCCGGTGACCCCGCCAAGCTCGCCCGCGCCCTCCTTGCCATCGCCGACCAGGAGAAGCCGCTGTTGCGCTTCGTCGCCGGAGCCGACGCGATCGAGGGAGTGAAGGCCAAAGCCCAGGAGCTGCTGGACCAGGCGGAGGCCTCCCGGGAGCTGGGCGGCGACCTGGCCCATGACGACCCCAACGCCTGA